In a single window of the Pyrococcus sp. NA2 genome:
- a CDS encoding nucleotidyltransferase domain-containing protein: MSLEKLKRFIDRIVAYLEGDATVILFGSYARGDYNLASDFDLVIISDNIKGNPLERTRELYMLNEELLPVDIIAYTREEFLKALENLSPSALDAITEGKVLYDSGFYKIAKKKFEELKKKGLKKKRYWMINP, from the coding sequence ATGAGCTTGGAAAAACTTAAAAGGTTCATCGATAGGATAGTGGCATATTTAGAAGGGGATGCCACCGTAATCCTCTTTGGTTCCTATGCTAGGGGAGACTACAACTTGGCGAGTGATTTCGATCTTGTGATAATATCCGATAATATAAAGGGAAATCCGCTGGAGAGAACTCGGGAGCTTTACATGTTAAACGAGGAGCTTTTACCTGTGGATATCATTGCATACACTAGAGAAGAGTTTCTAAAAGCTTTAGAGAATCTTTCTCCCTCAGCCCTAGATGCCATAACCGAGGGAAAAGTTCTCTATGACAGTGGGTTTTACAAAATAGCAAAGAAAAAGTTTGAAGAGCTCAAAAAGAAAGGCCTAAAAAAGAAAAGATACTGGATGATTAACCCATAG
- a CDS encoding HEPN domain-containing protein yields the protein MFKDSEYERWIKEAKRTLKSAYSDLKEGYYEWASFKSQQAAELAVKAVLRGLGLAPVGHSITRLLRELKGMGFNVPKKLLYYAMELDRNYIAPRYPDAYPEGAPFEYYSEEVAKELISYAEAIIKFVEALKNELGKT from the coding sequence ATGTTCAAGGATAGTGAATATGAGCGGTGGATTAAAGAGGCCAAGAGAACTCTGAAATCCGCTTATTCAGACTTAAAGGAAGGATATTATGAATGGGCCAGTTTTAAGTCCCAACAGGCGGCAGAATTAGCTGTTAAGGCGGTTCTACGAGGATTAGGCCTTGCCCCAGTAGGTCACTCCATAACAAGGCTACTGCGAGAACTAAAAGGAATGGGATTCAACGTTCCAAAAAAGCTCCTATACTACGCAATGGAGCTCGATAGGAACTATATAGCACCAAGATATCCAGATGCATATCCCGAGGGAGCACCATTTGAGTATTATTCCGAGGAAGTAGCCAAGGAGTTAATTTCATATGCTGAGGCGATAATTAAGTTTGTCGAGGCCTTAAAAAATGAGCTTGGAAAAACTTAA
- a CDS encoding ATP-binding protein: protein MNSLIHGRRIVFIGEDEDYRKWKESKVKWIPNIIERVSLEQFSLNFIFGPRQVGKTTLLKLIIKRPLDEGINPKAIFYVRCDYLSNYKELMKVLDEYMEFRKNEGIESSYFLLDEITFPKEWFRAIKLYIDMGKFKKDVLILTGSLSMYLKGEVETFPGRRGKGKDIVMNPLSFREFVKVARPDIYSKLPRIKRISEVKECSKLRPWREELYDLFILYLKSGGFPRAVKDILEGGKVSEETYDTYLSWIRGDLIRLGRSEDIAKRVIKTILKRVPTPVGWNTIAKEVDIGSHKTVFSYIEFLEKSFIVKVLYNFDPNTLEPNFKREKKIHFVDPFLYHLFSRWCLIEEPSEDKIVESVVASHLARRYEVGYWRDGREIDVVTREGIGFEVKWRENAKPSKLRVGKIKEVITLSKDDFSSEPLMIPAYLFLACLDVP, encoded by the coding sequence TTGAACAGTTTAATCCATGGTAGAAGGATAGTGTTCATAGGGGAGGATGAGGACTATAGAAAATGGAAGGAGAGCAAAGTTAAGTGGATTCCAAATATAATCGAGAGGGTTTCACTTGAGCAATTCTCCTTGAACTTCATATTCGGCCCAAGACAAGTTGGAAAAACAACGCTATTGAAGCTAATCATAAAGAGGCCCCTGGATGAAGGTATTAACCCTAAGGCGATATTTTATGTTAGATGCGATTATTTAAGCAACTACAAGGAGCTCATGAAAGTTTTGGACGAATACATGGAGTTCAGGAAGAATGAGGGGATTGAAAGTTCATACTTCTTACTGGACGAGATAACGTTTCCAAAGGAGTGGTTCAGGGCGATAAAGCTCTACATCGACATGGGGAAATTCAAGAAGGACGTTTTAATTCTAACAGGCTCCTTGAGTATGTACCTCAAAGGTGAAGTTGAGACTTTTCCTGGGAGAAGAGGTAAAGGAAAAGACATCGTTATGAACCCTCTGAGCTTCAGGGAATTCGTGAAAGTTGCGAGGCCAGACATTTACTCTAAACTTCCCAGGATTAAAAGAATCAGCGAAGTTAAGGAATGCTCAAAGCTACGCCCGTGGAGGGAGGAGCTCTATGACCTCTTTATTTTATATTTAAAAAGCGGTGGATTCCCGAGGGCCGTCAAGGATATCCTTGAGGGGGGAAAGGTAAGCGAGGAAACGTACGACACTTATCTCTCCTGGATCAGGGGAGACTTGATAAGACTCGGAAGGAGTGAGGATATTGCAAAGAGAGTGATAAAGACCATTTTAAAGAGGGTTCCGACTCCAGTAGGGTGGAACACGATCGCAAAGGAAGTCGATATTGGCTCTCATAAGACTGTGTTCAGCTACATCGAATTCCTTGAAAAGAGCTTCATCGTGAAGGTTCTTTATAACTTCGACCCAAACACACTTGAACCCAACTTCAAGAGGGAGAAAAAGATCCACTTCGTCGATCCATTCCTATACCATCTCTTCTCGCGCTGGTGCCTGATTGAGGAACCCAGCGAGGATAAGATCGTTGAAAGCGTTGTTGCTTCCCATTTAGCCAGGAGATATGAAGTTGGCTATTGGAGGGATGGAAGGGAGATAGACGTCGTAACAAGGGAAGGAATTGGCTTCGAGGTTAAATGGAGGGAAAATGCCAAGCCGTCAAAACTGAGAGTTGGGAAGATAAAAGAGGTCATAACGCTATCGAAGGATGACTTTTCAAGTGAACCACTGATGATTCCTGCCTATCTCTTCCTTGCGTGCCTTGACGTTCCTTAA
- a CDS encoding ATP-binding protein — MIRKFVNRNRELEVLERAWREGYRLFVVYGRRRVGKTALLRKFLENKRGIYFLCSQRGYEKDIERFSQEISSFINAPVRFESFRDAFKFLREQGKLIVILDEFPYLIEADKGIVSEFQEIVDIILDDSDVTLILCGSSVGMMEREVLSYKSPLYGRASGILKVQPFRFFDMVEWFGKDFERLLRIYGVTWGIPKYMEFFRTGSDEEIIANFFDPSAFLFNEARLLLLEELRNPSRYMQIIEAIALGKTRLNEIAQYTRIEPKDLPSYLRVLSNLGIIKREVPITERKGKRGIYVIEDEYFRFYHRFVSPHYEEIESLNPEPAIEDFRKNFNAYLGRTFEKVSREFLTRVIKPSKIGRWWHKGEEIDIVALKGEERKALLVEVKWKELSEKEARRILKDLERKGELIGMEKWKKCYGLIAKKIENKESIKGEGFFLWDLKDFESEMI, encoded by the coding sequence ATGATTCGAAAATTTGTGAACAGAAATAGGGAGCTCGAAGTTCTAGAGAGAGCATGGAGAGAAGGTTATAGGCTTTTTGTCGTGTATGGGAGGAGAAGAGTTGGCAAAACAGCCCTCTTAAGGAAATTTTTGGAGAATAAAAGGGGCATATATTTCCTCTGTTCCCAGAGAGGGTATGAAAAGGACATAGAGAGGTTCTCCCAGGAAATAAGCTCCTTTATAAATGCACCTGTAAGATTCGAAAGCTTCAGGGATGCATTCAAGTTTCTAAGAGAACAGGGAAAATTAATCGTCATACTTGACGAATTTCCATACTTAATAGAGGCCGATAAAGGGATAGTATCTGAATTCCAGGAGATAGTGGATATAATCCTTGATGATTCTGATGTTACACTCATCCTCTGCGGCTCAAGCGTTGGAATGATGGAACGCGAGGTGCTCAGCTACAAGAGTCCCCTCTACGGGAGGGCGAGTGGGATTCTAAAGGTTCAACCTTTCCGCTTCTTCGACATGGTCGAATGGTTTGGAAAGGACTTTGAAAGGCTTCTAAGGATCTATGGCGTCACGTGGGGGATTCCCAAGTACATGGAGTTCTTCAGAACTGGAAGCGATGAAGAGATAATAGCCAACTTCTTTGACCCGAGTGCATTCCTATTCAACGAAGCAAGGCTCCTCCTTCTGGAGGAGCTAAGGAATCCGAGCAGGTACATGCAGATAATCGAGGCAATAGCCCTTGGGAAAACAAGACTCAACGAAATTGCCCAGTACACTAGGATAGAGCCAAAGGATCTGCCCTCCTACCTTAGAGTCCTCTCGAATCTTGGTATCATAAAGCGGGAAGTCCCAATAACTGAGAGAAAGGGCAAGAGAGGGATCTACGTGATTGAGGATGAGTACTTCAGATTTTACCACCGTTTCGTGAGCCCTCACTATGAGGAGATAGAGTCCCTTAACCCCGAGCCCGCAATCGAGGATTTCCGGAAGAATTTTAACGCTTACCTCGGAAGGACATTTGAAAAGGTCTCAAGGGAGTTCTTAACGAGGGTCATTAAGCCCAGCAAGATCGGAAGGTGGTGGCACAAAGGGGAGGAAATCGACATCGTTGCCCTTAAGGGTGAGGAGAGAAAGGCCTTGCTTGTTGAGGTTAAGTGGAAGGAGCTCAGCGAGAAAGAAGCGAGGAGAATTTTAAAAGACCTTGAGCGCAAAGGTGAGTTAATCGGAATGGAAAAGTGGAAGAAATGTTATGGGTTGATAGCGAAGAAGATCGAGAACAAGGAGAGCATCAAAGGTGAGGGCTTCTTCCTATGGGATCTAAAGGATTTCGAGAGCGAGATGATTTAA
- a CDS encoding DHH family phosphoesterase, with translation MELIIHHWDTDGITSAALLIKALNLKDYKNMTAPIGEFRFDDRIWNEIKNAERVYILDFNVPSEAEKIKVPTIFIDHHEQPRITNPFVRQINPVLVGRRAPSTSFVVSEYFSFWNAWTALGAVGDLGEGVFKIERVNELLSKDNISKEEALRLVELIDSNYITMDREDVEKAVSILLENETKELLNYEPWIKKVEAIRRAIEDALSEVQERKGFAFVEFESSFNIISKVARKLVWEKGYRGAIVVNRNFHGMAQVYFRISTSMADKVDMRGIIRELRSLGLNAGGKREVLGCICDRDKTEEALEVIEKHLELNI, from the coding sequence ATGGAGCTGATAATCCATCACTGGGACACCGATGGCATAACATCGGCGGCCCTCTTGATTAAAGCTCTTAACCTTAAGGATTATAAAAACATGACTGCACCTATTGGAGAGTTTCGTTTTGATGATAGGATTTGGAACGAAATTAAGAATGCGGAGAGGGTGTACATACTCGACTTCAATGTTCCAAGTGAAGCCGAAAAGATCAAGGTGCCTACTATTTTCATCGATCACCATGAGCAACCAAGAATTACAAATCCTTTTGTAAGACAGATAAATCCCGTTTTAGTTGGTAGGAGAGCTCCTTCTACCTCTTTCGTGGTTTCGGAATACTTCAGCTTCTGGAACGCATGGACCGCTCTAGGAGCTGTCGGGGATCTGGGTGAAGGAGTCTTCAAAATTGAGAGGGTTAATGAACTACTCTCTAAGGACAACATTTCTAAGGAGGAAGCCCTCAGACTCGTCGAGCTCATAGATTCTAACTACATAACCATGGATAGAGAAGACGTTGAAAAGGCAGTTTCAATCCTCCTTGAGAACGAAACTAAGGAGTTGCTGAACTATGAACCATGGATTAAGAAAGTCGAAGCCATAAGGAGAGCCATCGAAGACGCCCTTTCGGAAGTTCAGGAGAGGAAAGGATTTGCCTTCGTTGAATTTGAAAGCTCGTTCAACATCATTTCAAAGGTTGCAAGAAAGCTGGTGTGGGAGAAAGGATATAGAGGCGCAATCGTCGTTAACAGGAACTTTCATGGGATGGCGCAGGTTTACTTCCGCATCTCCACAAGCATGGCCGATAAGGTCGATATGAGAGGGATTATAAGGGAGCTCCGGTCTCTTGGCCTCAACGCTGGCGGGAAAAGGGAAGTCTTGGGTTGCATCTGTGATAGGGACAAGACTGAAGAAGCTCTTGAAGTTATTGAGAAGCATTTGGAACTCAACATTTAA